In the Magnolia sinica isolate HGM2019 chromosome 15, MsV1, whole genome shotgun sequence genome, one interval contains:
- the LOC131227328 gene encoding ABSCISIC ACID-INSENSITIVE 5-like protein 2 isoform X5 has protein sequence MGIQMMGSQGNGQQSQFQPLARQSSLYNLTLDEVQNQLGDLGKPLSSMNLDELLKNVWSVEVNPVMGMDTENSALPGPVSSASGLHRQGSMTLTQALSKKTVDEVWRDIQQGQSKGREERREKERQPTLGEMTLEDFLMKAGIVAEERKKKGVGDPQNLEGISNVGSVLGADPMVGPQNFPQHPPWMQQYQLPLLHQQQHQQPQHQQQNMMGTYMAGRPVSQPLGIGGGAGPLLDVAYPENQMGLSSPLMGTLSDTQTPGRKRVAPGDVVEKTVERRQKRMIKNRESAARSRARKQAYTNELENKVSRLEEENERLKKQKI, from the exons ATGGGAATTCAGATGATGGGTTCTCAAGGCAATGGGCAGCAATCTCAATTCCAGCCACTCGCTCGGCAAAGCTCTCTATACAACCTCACGCTGGATGAAGTTCAAAACCAGTTAGGAGATTTAGGAAAACCGTTGAGTAGTATGAATCTTGACGAGCTTCTTAAGAATGTGTGGTCTGTCGAAGTGAATCCGGTGATGGGAATGGACACGGAGAACTCTGCACTGCCAGGCCCAGTCAGCTCAGCGTCTGGCTTGCATCGCCAGGGGAGCATGACATTGACACAGGCCTTGAGCAAGAAGACGGTCGATGAGGTGTGGAGAGATATTCAACAGGGGCAGTCGAAGGgtagagaagagaggagagagaaggaaCGGCAGCCAACGCTCGGAGAAATGACGCTGGAGGATTTCTTGATGAAGGCTGGCATTGTGGCTGAAGAGAGGAAAAAGAAGGGCGTGGGAGATCCGCAGAATCTGGAAGGGATTTCTAATGTGGGTTCTGTTCTGGGCGCCGAtccaatggtgggcccacagaactttccACAGCATCCACCTTGGATGCAGCAGTATCAGCTTCCATTGTTGCATCAACAGCAGCATCAACAGCCTCAGCATCAGCAGCAAAATATGATGGGCACTTATATGGCGGGCCGCCCCGTATCACAGCCTCTGGGCATTGGCGGTGGTGCGGGCCCGCTTTTGGATGTTGCATATCCCGAGAATCAGATGGGCTTGTCATCCCCATTGATGGGCACTCTGTCGGACACACAGACACCAGGCCGAAAGCGGGTTGCACCGGGCGATGTGGTCGAGAAGACTGTCGAGAGGAGGCAGAAGAGGATGATCAAGAATAGGGAGTCTGCTGCTCGATCACGGGCCAGGAAGCAG GCGTACACGAACGAGCTGGAGAACAAGGTTTCACGtctggaagaagaaaatgaaaggcTCAAGAAGCAGAAG ATTTAG
- the LOC131227328 gene encoding ABSCISIC ACID-INSENSITIVE 5-like protein 2 isoform X2 produces MGIQMMGSQGNGQQSQFQPLARQSSLYNLTLDEVQNQLGDLGKPLSSMNLDELLKNVWSVEVNPVMGMDTENSALPGPVSSASGLHRQGSMTLTQALSKKTVDEVWRDIQQGQSKGREERREKERQPTLGEMTLEDFLMKAGIVAEERKKKGVGDPQNLEGISNVGSVLGADPMVGPQNFPQHPPWMQQYQLPLLHQQQHQQPQHQQQNMMGTYMAGRPVSQPLGIGGGAGPLLDVAYPENQMGLSSPLMGTLSDTQTPGRKRVAPGDVVEKTVERRQKRMIKNRESAARSRARKQAYTNELENKVSRLEEENERLKKQKEVETILRCAPTPEPKYQLRRTSSAPF; encoded by the exons ATGGGAATTCAGATGATGGGTTCTCAAGGCAATGGGCAGCAATCTCAATTCCAGCCACTCGCTCGGCAAAGCTCTCTATACAACCTCACGCTGGATGAAGTTCAAAACCAGTTAGGAGATTTAGGAAAACCGTTGAGTAGTATGAATCTTGACGAGCTTCTTAAGAATGTGTGGTCTGTCGAAGTGAATCCGGTGATGGGAATGGACACGGAGAACTCTGCACTGCCAGGCCCAGTCAGCTCAGCGTCTGGCTTGCATCGCCAGGGGAGCATGACATTGACACAGGCCTTGAGCAAGAAGACGGTCGATGAGGTGTGGAGAGATATTCAACAGGGGCAGTCGAAGGgtagagaagagaggagagagaaggaaCGGCAGCCAACGCTCGGAGAAATGACGCTGGAGGATTTCTTGATGAAGGCTGGCATTGTGGCTGAAGAGAGGAAAAAGAAGGGCGTGGGAGATCCGCAGAATCTGGAAGGGATTTCTAATGTGGGTTCTGTTCTGGGCGCCGAtccaatggtgggcccacagaactttccACAGCATCCACCTTGGATGCAGCAGTATCAGCTTCCATTGTTGCATCAACAGCAGCATCAACAGCCTCAGCATCAGCAGCAAAATATGATGGGCACTTATATGGCGGGCCGCCCCGTATCACAGCCTCTGGGCATTGGCGGTGGTGCGGGCCCGCTTTTGGATGTTGCATATCCCGAGAATCAGATGGGCTTGTCATCCCCATTGATGGGCACTCTGTCGGACACACAGACACCAGGCCGAAAGCGGGTTGCACCGGGCGATGTGGTCGAGAAGACTGTCGAGAGGAGGCAGAAGAGGATGATCAAGAATAGGGAGTCTGCTGCTCGATCACGGGCCAGGAAGCAG GCGTACACGAACGAGCTGGAGAACAAGGTTTCACGtctggaagaagaaaatgaaaggcTCAAGAAGCAGAAG GAAGTGGAAACGATTCTGCGCTGTGCACCTACTCCAGAGCCAAAGTACCAGCTCCGAAGAACAAGTTCAGCCCCTTTCTAA
- the LOC131227328 gene encoding ABSCISIC ACID-INSENSITIVE 5-like protein 2 isoform X3 encodes MMGSQGNGQQSQFQPLARQSSLYNLTLDEVQNQLGDLGKPLSSMNLDELLKNVWSVEVNPVMGMDTENSALPGPVSSASGLHRQGSMTLTQALSKKTVDEVWRDIQQGQSKGREERREKERQPTLGEMTLEDFLMKAGIVAEERKKKGVGDPQNLEGISNVGSVLGADPMVGPQNFPQHPPWMQQYQLPLLHQQQHQQPQHQQQNMMGTYMAGRPVSQPLGIGGGAGPLLDVAYPENQMGLSSPLMGTLSDTQTPGRKRVAPGDVVEKTVERRQKRMIKNRESAARSRARKQAYTNELENKVSRLEEENERLKKQKVRVPIDSPTAGGTYPKWQPHLITDFQG; translated from the exons ATGATGGGTTCTCAAGGCAATGGGCAGCAATCTCAATTCCAGCCACTCGCTCGGCAAAGCTCTCTATACAACCTCACGCTGGATGAAGTTCAAAACCAGTTAGGAGATTTAGGAAAACCGTTGAGTAGTATGAATCTTGACGAGCTTCTTAAGAATGTGTGGTCTGTCGAAGTGAATCCGGTGATGGGAATGGACACGGAGAACTCTGCACTGCCAGGCCCAGTCAGCTCAGCGTCTGGCTTGCATCGCCAGGGGAGCATGACATTGACACAGGCCTTGAGCAAGAAGACGGTCGATGAGGTGTGGAGAGATATTCAACAGGGGCAGTCGAAGGgtagagaagagaggagagagaaggaaCGGCAGCCAACGCTCGGAGAAATGACGCTGGAGGATTTCTTGATGAAGGCTGGCATTGTGGCTGAAGAGAGGAAAAAGAAGGGCGTGGGAGATCCGCAGAATCTGGAAGGGATTTCTAATGTGGGTTCTGTTCTGGGCGCCGAtccaatggtgggcccacagaactttccACAGCATCCACCTTGGATGCAGCAGTATCAGCTTCCATTGTTGCATCAACAGCAGCATCAACAGCCTCAGCATCAGCAGCAAAATATGATGGGCACTTATATGGCGGGCCGCCCCGTATCACAGCCTCTGGGCATTGGCGGTGGTGCGGGCCCGCTTTTGGATGTTGCATATCCCGAGAATCAGATGGGCTTGTCATCCCCATTGATGGGCACTCTGTCGGACACACAGACACCAGGCCGAAAGCGGGTTGCACCGGGCGATGTGGTCGAGAAGACTGTCGAGAGGAGGCAGAAGAGGATGATCAAGAATAGGGAGTCTGCTGCTCGATCACGGGCCAGGAAGCAG GCGTACACGAACGAGCTGGAGAACAAGGTTTCACGtctggaagaagaaaatgaaaggcTCAAGAAGCAGAAG GTCcgggtacccattgacagccctactgcAGGTGGGACATATCCCAAGTGGCAACCCCACCTTATCACCGACTTTCAGGGGTAA
- the LOC131227495 gene encoding uncharacterized protein LOC131227495 — translation METLLGFGVFGLHSSELITNPSSPLPNRISPFHHLQRVPRKSPRVSASRSSLSGSELAGDDIIQIFLRERQFNGDFISKVSDALWRRDGLNFVDAQANVVDEITQPFEDSDNENPGGFLKLSKTQEWVSGNDTPPLNKKMAAKEWQNDSERRKRINLLKYDALKRELLLLTTGIGTACTGYCLVTLSVQAGVSYAAGVLFSCLYLQLLYHHADNLSKEAVPQIFMQKKLKKIGIRSEDLRNAFEKTVNGSIVALSSPRLVIPAAIYGFWGLSHNFTAFDFQLVPAMVGMFAYKAACLVQVYRDNEDLRFIFPESEDSVSN, via the exons ATGGAAACTCTTCTTGGATTTGGGGTGTTTGGCTTGCATAGTTCCGAGCTGATTACAAACCCATCATCTCCACTTCCCAACAGAATATCTCCATTCCATCATCTTCAAAGAGTTCCAAGGAAATCTCCAAGAGTTTCAGCCTCCAGAAGCTCTCTTTCTG gaagTGAACTTGCAGGAGATGACATTATACAAATATTTTTAAGGGAAAGACAGTTCAATGGAGATTTTATATCAAAAGTTTCTGATGCACTTTGGAGAAGGGATGGATTGAATTTTGTTGATGCACAGGCTAATGTAGTGGATGAAATTACTCAGCCATTTGAG GACTCGGACAATGAGAATCCAGGTGGGTTTTTGAAGCTGTCTAAAACACAGGAATGGGTTTCTGGCAATGACACCCCTCCATTGAATAAGAAAATGGCTGCCAAG GAGTGGCAGAATGATagcgaaagaaggaagagaatAAACCTTCTCAAATACGATGCA cttaaGAGGGAATTGTTGCTTTTAACCACGGGTATTGGAACTGCTTGCACCGGATATTGTTTGGTAACCTTATCAGTTCAG GCTGGTGTTAGTTATGCAGCAGGTGTCCTTTTCAG TTGTTTGTATCTTCAGCTCCTGTATCACCACGCGGACAACCTATCCAAGGAAGCAGTTCCTCAGATTTTCATGCAGAAGAAATTGAAAAA GATTGGGATAAGGAGCGAGGACCTGAGGAACGCATTTGAAAAGACAGTGAATGGTAGTATTGTTGCCCTTTCATCGCCGAGACTCGTAATTCCTGCAGCAATATATGGGTTTTGGGGACTGTCACACAATTTCACTGCCTTTGATTTCCAG CTTGTACCAGCAATGGTGGGAATGTTTGCATACAAAGCTGCTTGTCTAGTTCAAGTTTACAGAGACAATGaggacctgagatttatatttccCGAGAGCGAGGACAGTGTAAGTAACTGA
- the LOC131227328 gene encoding ABSCISIC ACID-INSENSITIVE 5-like protein 2 isoform X1, protein MGIQMMGSQGNGQQSQFQPLARQSSLYNLTLDEVQNQLGDLGKPLSSMNLDELLKNVWSVEVNPVMGMDTENSALPGPVSSASGLHRQGSMTLTQALSKKTVDEVWRDIQQGQSKGREERREKERQPTLGEMTLEDFLMKAGIVAEERKKKGVGDPQNLEGISNVGSVLGADPMVGPQNFPQHPPWMQQYQLPLLHQQQHQQPQHQQQNMMGTYMAGRPVSQPLGIGGGAGPLLDVAYPENQMGLSSPLMGTLSDTQTPGRKRVAPGDVVEKTVERRQKRMIKNRESAARSRARKQAYTNELENKVSRLEEENERLKKQKVRVPIDSPTAGGTYPKWQPHLITDFQG, encoded by the exons ATGGGAATTCAGATGATGGGTTCTCAAGGCAATGGGCAGCAATCTCAATTCCAGCCACTCGCTCGGCAAAGCTCTCTATACAACCTCACGCTGGATGAAGTTCAAAACCAGTTAGGAGATTTAGGAAAACCGTTGAGTAGTATGAATCTTGACGAGCTTCTTAAGAATGTGTGGTCTGTCGAAGTGAATCCGGTGATGGGAATGGACACGGAGAACTCTGCACTGCCAGGCCCAGTCAGCTCAGCGTCTGGCTTGCATCGCCAGGGGAGCATGACATTGACACAGGCCTTGAGCAAGAAGACGGTCGATGAGGTGTGGAGAGATATTCAACAGGGGCAGTCGAAGGgtagagaagagaggagagagaaggaaCGGCAGCCAACGCTCGGAGAAATGACGCTGGAGGATTTCTTGATGAAGGCTGGCATTGTGGCTGAAGAGAGGAAAAAGAAGGGCGTGGGAGATCCGCAGAATCTGGAAGGGATTTCTAATGTGGGTTCTGTTCTGGGCGCCGAtccaatggtgggcccacagaactttccACAGCATCCACCTTGGATGCAGCAGTATCAGCTTCCATTGTTGCATCAACAGCAGCATCAACAGCCTCAGCATCAGCAGCAAAATATGATGGGCACTTATATGGCGGGCCGCCCCGTATCACAGCCTCTGGGCATTGGCGGTGGTGCGGGCCCGCTTTTGGATGTTGCATATCCCGAGAATCAGATGGGCTTGTCATCCCCATTGATGGGCACTCTGTCGGACACACAGACACCAGGCCGAAAGCGGGTTGCACCGGGCGATGTGGTCGAGAAGACTGTCGAGAGGAGGCAGAAGAGGATGATCAAGAATAGGGAGTCTGCTGCTCGATCACGGGCCAGGAAGCAG GCGTACACGAACGAGCTGGAGAACAAGGTTTCACGtctggaagaagaaaatgaaaggcTCAAGAAGCAGAAG GTCcgggtacccattgacagccctactgcAGGTGGGACATATCCCAAGTGGCAACCCCACCTTATCACCGACTTTCAGGGGTAA
- the LOC131227328 gene encoding ABSCISIC ACID-INSENSITIVE 5-like protein 2 isoform X4 — MGIQMMGSQGNGQQSQFQPLARQSSLYNLTLDEVQNQLGDLGKPLSSMNLDELLKNVWSVEVNPVMGMDTENSALPGPVSSASGLHRQGSMTLTQALSKKTVDEVWRDIQQGQSKGREERREKERQPTLGEMTLEDFLMKAGIVAEERKKKGVGDPQNLEGISNVGSVLGADPMVGPQNFPQHPPWMQQYQLPLLHQQQHQQPQHQQQNMMGTYMAGRPVSQPLGIGGGAGPLLDVAYPENQMGLSSPLMGTLSDTQTPGRKRVAPGDVVEKTVERRQKRMIKNRESAARSRARKQAYTNELENKVSRLEEENERLKKQKVYALHSNP, encoded by the exons ATGGGAATTCAGATGATGGGTTCTCAAGGCAATGGGCAGCAATCTCAATTCCAGCCACTCGCTCGGCAAAGCTCTCTATACAACCTCACGCTGGATGAAGTTCAAAACCAGTTAGGAGATTTAGGAAAACCGTTGAGTAGTATGAATCTTGACGAGCTTCTTAAGAATGTGTGGTCTGTCGAAGTGAATCCGGTGATGGGAATGGACACGGAGAACTCTGCACTGCCAGGCCCAGTCAGCTCAGCGTCTGGCTTGCATCGCCAGGGGAGCATGACATTGACACAGGCCTTGAGCAAGAAGACGGTCGATGAGGTGTGGAGAGATATTCAACAGGGGCAGTCGAAGGgtagagaagagaggagagagaaggaaCGGCAGCCAACGCTCGGAGAAATGACGCTGGAGGATTTCTTGATGAAGGCTGGCATTGTGGCTGAAGAGAGGAAAAAGAAGGGCGTGGGAGATCCGCAGAATCTGGAAGGGATTTCTAATGTGGGTTCTGTTCTGGGCGCCGAtccaatggtgggcccacagaactttccACAGCATCCACCTTGGATGCAGCAGTATCAGCTTCCATTGTTGCATCAACAGCAGCATCAACAGCCTCAGCATCAGCAGCAAAATATGATGGGCACTTATATGGCGGGCCGCCCCGTATCACAGCCTCTGGGCATTGGCGGTGGTGCGGGCCCGCTTTTGGATGTTGCATATCCCGAGAATCAGATGGGCTTGTCATCCCCATTGATGGGCACTCTGTCGGACACACAGACACCAGGCCGAAAGCGGGTTGCACCGGGCGATGTGGTCGAGAAGACTGTCGAGAGGAGGCAGAAGAGGATGATCAAGAATAGGGAGTCTGCTGCTCGATCACGGGCCAGGAAGCAG GCGTACACGAACGAGCTGGAGAACAAGGTTTCACGtctggaagaagaaaatgaaaggcTCAAGAAGCAGAAG GTTTACGCACTTCACTCCAACCCATGA